TTGTCGCACCGCGCGGGCGTGCCCGTGCTCGACCGGCCGCTGAGCGTCGCGGAGGCGCTCGACGGCGAGTCGGGAGCGCACGCTCTGGCCGCGCAGCGGCCCTTGTGGGAGCCGGGCACCGATCACGGCTACCACGCGCACACGTACGGCTGGTTGATCGCCGAGCTGGTCAAGCGCGTCACCGGCCGGTCCATCGGCCGCTGGATGGCCGACGAGATCGCCCGCCCGCTCGGCCTGGACTTCTGGATAGGGCTGCCCGCCGAGGAAGCGCACCGGGTGGGCCGGACAGGGAAGATCGAGGAGCCCGCCGGGGCCGGCGGGGGGCTGCGGTTGCGCGCGAAGCGTTCGGTCACGGAGGCGTACGACGACCCCGAATCGCTCACGCGGCGGGCGTTCGGCGCGATCGATCCGCCGCCGGACCTGAACAGCGCCGCCTACCGGGCCGCCGAACTGCCCGCGAGCGGCGGCATCTCCACCGCGCGTGCGCTGGCCCGCTGCTACGCGGCGATGATCGGCCGGGTGGACGGCCCCGGGCGCGGTTACCGGGGCGGGGAGCGGCTGTTCGCGCCGGCGACGCTGACCCTGGCCCGTACCGAGGAGTCGGCGGGCCCCGACCGGGTGCTGGTCGTCGGCACGCGCTTCGGACTCGGCTTCATGCTCCACGGCTCGGGCGCGCCGCTGCTGGGGCCGGGCTCTTTCGGACACCCGGGAAGCGGCGGTTCGCTCGGCTTCGCCGACCCCGAGTCGGGCATCGCCTTCGGCTATGTCACCAACGGCATGCGCAAGGGAGTCACGGCGGATCCCCGGGCACAGGCCCTGGTGCGAGCCGTCAGATCGGCCGCATGATCGGTGCATGGAGCGATTCGAGGACCACGCCGCGCTGATCACGGGAGCCGGGCGGGGCATCGGCGAGGCGATCGCGCGGCGGCTGGCGGCCGAGGGCGCGCGGGTGCTGATCACGGACGTGGACGGTGAACGGGCGGCGCGGGCGGCGGAGTTGATCGACGGCGCGGTGCCGTACGGGTGCGACGTGGGCGACCGCGCGTCGGTGGAGGCGGCCGTGGCGTACGCCGTCGAGCGCTTCGGCTCGCTGGACGTCCTGGTCAACAACGCGTACTCCTGCACCCCGGACGCGCCGCTCTTCGAGGACGAGCCGGACGAACACTGGGCCCGCGACCTCGACCTGACCCTCACCGGTGCCTTCCGCTGCGCGCGGGCGGCGCTGCCCCACCTGGCGGCGTCGGGCCGGGGCGCGATCGTGAACATCGGCTCGGTCAACGGCGAGCGGGACTTCGGCAACCACGCCTACAGCGCGGCGAAGGCGGGCCTCGCGAGCCTGACCCGCACCCTGGCGGGCCACGCGGCCCCACGCGGGGTCCGCGTCAACCTCGTCGCACCCGGCACGATCCACACGGAGGGCTGGGCGGGCCGCGAGGCGGGCCTGGAACGCGCGGCACCGCACTACCCGATGGGCCGGGTGGGCCTGCCTGACGACGTCGCGTCGGCGGTGGCGTTCCTGGCGTCGTCGGACGCGGCCTGGATCACGGGGGTGTCGCTGCCGGTGGACGGGGGGATTCTGTCGGCGAACGTGGGGCTGCGGAAGGCGTTCGCGGGGGAGCCGGTGTCGGGGGAGCGATGAGTTTCCGCGGGTGGCAGGGTCTCAACCGCGTATCTCCGGACCCCCAGGCAAGGACGGCCGCCCATGGTCACCACCCGCACACTCGACGTCCCCGGCGCGCACCTCTCCTACGAAGCACGTGACTCGGGCCCCGTACTGGTGCTCACGGGCGCGCCCATGAACGCCGCGCACTTCGCTCCGCTGGCCGACGCGCTCGCGGATGAGTACACCGTCGTCACGCACGACCCCCGGGGCATCTCCGGCAGCACGCTGGACGACCCCACGCAGGACTCCACCCCCGAGCTGCGCGCCGACGACATCGCCGCGATCCTGGACGACATCGGCGCCGATTCGGCCGATGTGTTCGGCAGCAGTGGCGGCGCGGTGACCGGCCTCGCCCTGGTCGCACGCCACCCGGCCCGGGTCCGGACACTCGTCGCGCACGAGCCGCCGGTGCTGGAGGTGCTGCCGGACGCGGCGGAGAGGCGAGCGGAGATGGACGACATCGTGGAGACGTTCCACCGGGAGGGTCTGGGCCCGGCGTTCGGGAAGTTCATGACCGTCTCCGGCATGGAGCCCGCCGCCGGCCCGCCCCCGGGCGAGCCCTCGGCCCAGGACCAGGCGGACGGAGCACGCTTCCTGGCCCACGAACTGCGCGGCACGGCCAACTACTTGCCCGACATCAAGGCGCTGACGGCCGCCCGGCCCCGCGTGCTGATCGCCATCGGCACAACGTCGGGCCCCCTGCTCACGCACCGCACCTCCACGGCACTTGCCGCACGGCTCGGCACCCACCCGGTCGAATTCCCGGGCGGCCACGGCGGGTTCATGGAGGCACCGGGGGAGTTCGCGGGGGTGCTGCGGAAGGTGCTGGGGGGCTGAGGCACGGGACGAGCCATCAGCGCCCTTGGTGTGGCTCGCGGCTCGCCTCGGCCAGCCTTTCGAACTACCGTTGCTCGACCGCCTCGGTCGTAGCGTGTCAATCGGAAGGGTCCATACGTGTCCGCGCTGAGTGCGTCTCGGATTGCCGACGTCGTCGATGCGGCAGGGGCGCGGGCCGTTGTCGGGTACGAGCCGCTGGGTGGGGGGACGTACAACACCCTCTATCGCGTCCGGCTGGACGACGGCAGGCGGGTGATTCTGAAGGTGGCGCCCGATGCCGGTACGCCGCGCCTGACGTACGAGGGCGAACTGCTCGTCAACGAGGGCGAGTTCTACCGGAAGGCCAGTGGCACCGGCGTGCCCGTGCCCGAGGTGGTGCGTCTTGGGGGCGGCTCGCTGGTGATGTCGGAGTGTCCGGGGGAGCCCTGGTCCGCCTTGGCGGACGAGCTCGGCGATGCGGAGTACGAGCGGTTGCGGCGGGAACTTGGGGCGTACGTCGGGCAGTTGCACACCGTCACCGGTACGCGCTTTGGGTATCCGTCCGGGGCCGTGGCCAACGCCGGGAGTTGGCGGGAGGCGTTCGTCGCGATGGTGGAGGCGGTCCTCGGCGACGCCGAGCGGTTCGGGGTCAAGTTGCCCGTGTCCGTGGAGCGCGTACGGACGGTCGTGCGGGGTGCCGCTCCCGCTCTGGACGAGGTCACCGTGCCCGTGCTCGTGCACTTCGATCTGTGGCAGGGCAACATCCTGCTGACCGGTGAGCCGGGGGAGCGGCGGATCGGTGGGGTCGTTGATGGGGAACGGATGTTCTGGGGCGATCCGTTGGCGGAGTTCGTGTCGCTCAATCTGTTCGGTGAGCCCGAGGACGATCCCGCGCTGCTGGCCGGGTACCGCGCGGGCGGTGGTGACACGGACTTCGACACGGCCGCGCGGCTGCGCATGGCGCTCTACCGCTGTTACCTCTACCTGATCATGCTCGTCGAGGCCGTGCCGCGCGGCTACCCGCCCGCGCAGGCCGCCGTGACCCGCAGGACCGCCGGGCCCGCGCTGATCCTGGCCCTTGGGCTGATCTCCCACACGGTGTAGGTCAGCCGCCCGGTGGGGGCATGCCTCCCTGGAGGCGTTCCAGGTCCGAGGCGCGGACCTGGATCACGAACAGGGCGATCACCGCCGAGACGCCCGCCAGAATCGCCGCCACGATGAAGGCGTTCGAGACGCCCGCCGTCAGGACCTCGTCGCTCCATGGCTTCGGCAGTGAATGCGTCTTCTGGAACGTCATCTTCTGGGCCGGGGTCGCGTGCTCCATGAAGTCGCGGGCCTGGGTCTTGCCCTCGTCCCTCGTGGCCGTGCCGAACACCGTCACCAGGATGGACAGCCCCAGCGAACCACCCACCTGCTGCATCGCGTTGAGGACGCCGGAGGCGGCGCCGGCCTCCTTCGGCTCGACTCCCGAGACCGCCATCAGGGTCAGCGACACGAACTGGAAGCCCATGCCGAGGCCGAAGACCAGCACCGGGCCCAGCAGACTGCCCGCGTACGTGCTGTGGACGTCCGTCTGGGCCAGCCACGCGAGGCCGGCGGTGGCCAGGATCGCGCCGGTCACCATGAACGGTTTCGGGCCCCAGCGCGGCAGCAGCTGTGAGGCCACCCCCGAACCGACCGCGATGACCGCGCTCACCGGGAGGAAGGCGAGGCCGGTCCGCAGCGGGCTGAAGTCAAGGACCTCCTGGGTGAAGAGCGTGAGGAAGAAGAACATGCCGAACAGCGCGGCGGACAGGCTCAGCATCATCCCGTAGACACCCGCGCGGTTGCGGTCACGGAACATCCACAGCGGCGTGATCGGCTGGCGCGAGCGGCGCTCGATGACGATGAAGAGGAACAGGAGCACCACCGCCGCGCCGAAGGACCCGAGCGTCAGGCTGTCGGTCCAGCCCTCCTCGGACGCCCGGATGAAGCCGTAGACCAGACCCACCATGCCGAGCGTCGCGGTGAGCGCGCCGACGATGTCGAAGTGCCCGGGGTGCCGTTCGGACTCCTTGATGAAGCGGGGGGTCAGAGCGATGAGCAGCAGCCCGATCGGCAGGTTGACGAAGAAGATCCACCGCCAGTCGAGCCACTCCACCAGGATGCCGCCGAGCAGCAGCCCGATCGCGCTGCCGCCCGCCGACACCGCGGCGAACACGCCGAACGCCCTGTTGCGGGCGGGCCCTTCGCGGAACGTGGTGGTGATCAGTGACAGCGCCGTCGGGGACGCGATGGCGCCGCCGACCCCCTGGAGGGCACGGGCGGCCAGCAGTTGCCAGGAGTCCTGCGCCAGACCGCAGAGCAGTGAGGCGAAGGCGAAGAGCCCGATGCCGAACATGAAGACGCGGCGCCGCCCCAGGATGTCGCCGAGGCGCCCGCCGAGCAGCAGCAGACCGCCGAAGGTGAGGGTGTACGCGTTGACCACCCACGACAGGTTCTGGGTCGAGAAGCCGAGCGCGCTCTGGATATGGGGGAGCGCGATGTTCACGATGGTGATGTCGAGAACCACCATCAGCTGGCAGGAGGCGATGATGGCCAGCGCGATGCCGTGGCCGCCCTCGGGGGTGGGGGGCTTCCCCGTGTTCGGCGGTGAGTTGGGCGGTGACTTGGGCGGTGAGTTCGGCGGGGTGGGCGGTGAATCAGTCATAGGTGGGGGTGGTGAACGGGGTGTGCGCGCCCTCCGACAGGGAGCGCCACCGTTCACCCGGATCTGACTCTAAGTGGGACGAACGGGACTCGCGACTCGGCGCCGGGCCCCCCGGCCTCAGGCGTGTTCCGACAGCACGTCGTCGGCGATCGAGAACGCCTTGTTGGCCGCGGGCACCCCGCAGTACACCGCCGACTGGAGCAGCACTTCCCGGATCTCCTCGCGGCTCAGCCCGTTCCGTACCGCCGCCCTGACATGCATCGCCAGCTCGTCGTGATGCCCGCCCGCGACCAGCGCCGTCAGGGT
The nucleotide sequence above comes from Streptomyces sp. NBC_01716. Encoded proteins:
- a CDS encoding serine hydrolase domain-containing protein translates to MSGMVGVADVQGTVAAGFEPVRDAFVRNFQERGERGAAVAVYRDGHKVVDLWAGTRDVDGSEPWAVDTAQIVHSATKGVAAAVPLLLHQRGRIDLDAPVGTYWPEFKAAGKERVLVRHLLSHRAGVPVLDRPLSVAEALDGESGAHALAAQRPLWEPGTDHGYHAHTYGWLIAELVKRVTGRSIGRWMADEIARPLGLDFWIGLPAEEAHRVGRTGKIEEPAGAGGGLRLRAKRSVTEAYDDPESLTRRAFGAIDPPPDLNSAAYRAAELPASGGISTARALARCYAAMIGRVDGPGRGYRGGERLFAPATLTLARTEESAGPDRVLVVGTRFGLGFMLHGSGAPLLGPGSFGHPGSGGSLGFADPESGIAFGYVTNGMRKGVTADPRAQALVRAVRSAA
- a CDS encoding SDR family NAD(P)-dependent oxidoreductase; translated protein: MERFEDHAALITGAGRGIGEAIARRLAAEGARVLITDVDGERAARAAELIDGAVPYGCDVGDRASVEAAVAYAVERFGSLDVLVNNAYSCTPDAPLFEDEPDEHWARDLDLTLTGAFRCARAALPHLAASGRGAIVNIGSVNGERDFGNHAYSAAKAGLASLTRTLAGHAAPRGVRVNLVAPGTIHTEGWAGREAGLERAAPHYPMGRVGLPDDVASAVAFLASSDAAWITGVSLPVDGGILSANVGLRKAFAGEPVSGER
- a CDS encoding alpha/beta fold hydrolase, whose product is MVTTRTLDVPGAHLSYEARDSGPVLVLTGAPMNAAHFAPLADALADEYTVVTHDPRGISGSTLDDPTQDSTPELRADDIAAILDDIGADSADVFGSSGGAVTGLALVARHPARVRTLVAHEPPVLEVLPDAAERRAEMDDIVETFHREGLGPAFGKFMTVSGMEPAAGPPPGEPSAQDQADGARFLAHELRGTANYLPDIKALTAARPRVLIAIGTTSGPLLTHRTSTALAARLGTHPVEFPGGHGGFMEAPGEFAGVLRKVLGG
- a CDS encoding phosphotransferase family protein, translating into MSALSASRIADVVDAAGARAVVGYEPLGGGTYNTLYRVRLDDGRRVILKVAPDAGTPRLTYEGELLVNEGEFYRKASGTGVPVPEVVRLGGGSLVMSECPGEPWSALADELGDAEYERLRRELGAYVGQLHTVTGTRFGYPSGAVANAGSWREAFVAMVEAVLGDAERFGVKLPVSVERVRTVVRGAAPALDEVTVPVLVHFDLWQGNILLTGEPGERRIGGVVDGERMFWGDPLAEFVSLNLFGEPEDDPALLAGYRAGGGDTDFDTAARLRMALYRCYLYLIMLVEAVPRGYPPAQAAVTRRTAGPALILALGLISHTV
- a CDS encoding MFS transporter; its protein translation is MTDSPPTPPNSPPKSPPNSPPNTGKPPTPEGGHGIALAIIASCQLMVVLDITIVNIALPHIQSALGFSTQNLSWVVNAYTLTFGGLLLLGGRLGDILGRRRVFMFGIGLFAFASLLCGLAQDSWQLLAARALQGVGGAIASPTALSLITTTFREGPARNRAFGVFAAVSAGGSAIGLLLGGILVEWLDWRWIFFVNLPIGLLLIALTPRFIKESERHPGHFDIVGALTATLGMVGLVYGFIRASEEGWTDSLTLGSFGAAVVLLFLFIVIERRSRQPITPLWMFRDRNRAGVYGMMLSLSAALFGMFFFLTLFTQEVLDFSPLRTGLAFLPVSAVIAVGSGVASQLLPRWGPKPFMVTGAILATAGLAWLAQTDVHSTYAGSLLGPVLVFGLGMGFQFVSLTLMAVSGVEPKEAGAASGVLNAMQQVGGSLGLSILVTVFGTATRDEGKTQARDFMEHATPAQKMTFQKTHSLPKPWSDEVLTAGVSNAFIVAAILAGVSAVIALFVIQVRASDLERLQGGMPPPGG